One Amycolatopsis sp. NBC_00355 genomic window carries:
- a CDS encoding WXG100 family type VII secretion target, which yields MDGKQIYDNFKQGDTEGLRQMSESVEKLSSAYMDRAQGIKSLQERMKQAWTGSAADAANAGAGPLEQAFAETAMPLDMTRASVDTQADVFENSNNAVVEIPPKPDKPSPWSVGLKAAIPIAGPFMAQDEVNDYQTGIAKYYAANETNVRVMDQYSSATSGTKAVLPTDYGVLESDGATIAVNTPQTPGRVKPPIIDGHNWTPDHPGGTDDHTSTTSVDTTHTGGPDKPGGTGGTGGTGGTGGTGGTGGTGGTGGTGGTGGTDTTHTTGTGTTGTTGTNLPGRLPPGQQPGDRPGKTPPGTGGVDFYPTGTGGGGGGQNYSTTFGEPGGSGTGTGPGGRGPSSGSAGGRLLDSSGRPIGGSGTGSGAGSGGTGGGSGAAGERGLGGGRGSGMGSLGNAAAAEAAAARAAGGRSGQMGPMGAGGRRGEGEEDDEHQRPDFLIEADPDAIFGTDQRTSPPVIGE from the coding sequence GTGGACGGCAAGCAGATCTACGACAATTTCAAACAGGGGGACACCGAAGGACTCCGGCAGATGTCCGAGTCGGTGGAGAAGCTCTCGTCGGCCTACATGGACCGCGCGCAGGGCATCAAGTCGCTGCAGGAGCGGATGAAGCAGGCGTGGACCGGGAGCGCCGCCGACGCCGCCAACGCCGGAGCCGGACCGCTCGAGCAGGCCTTCGCCGAGACCGCGATGCCGCTCGACATGACCAGGGCCTCGGTCGACACGCAGGCGGACGTGTTCGAAAACTCGAACAACGCCGTCGTCGAGATTCCGCCCAAGCCGGACAAGCCCAGTCCGTGGTCCGTGGGGCTCAAGGCCGCCATTCCGATCGCCGGGCCGTTCATGGCTCAGGACGAAGTCAACGACTACCAAACCGGCATCGCGAAGTACTACGCGGCCAACGAGACCAACGTCCGTGTGATGGACCAGTACAGCAGTGCCACCAGTGGCACCAAAGCCGTCCTTCCGACGGACTACGGCGTTCTCGAGTCCGACGGTGCCACGATCGCCGTGAACACGCCGCAGACGCCCGGCCGGGTCAAGCCGCCGATCATCGATGGGCACAACTGGACGCCGGATCATCCCGGTGGGACCGACGACCACACCTCGACCACGAGCGTCGACACCACGCACACCGGCGGACCCGACAAGCCCGGCGGCACCGGCGGCACCGGGGGCACCGGCGGCACCGGCGGCACTGGAGGAACCGGCGGTACGGGTGGTACCGGGGGTACTGGCGGCACCGGCGGCACGGACACCACCCACACGACCGGCACCGGCACGACGGGCACGACCGGCACCAACCTGCCCGGCCGGTTGCCCCCGGGGCAGCAGCCCGGTGACCGCCCCGGCAAGACGCCGCCCGGGACCGGAGGGGTCGACTTCTACCCGACCGGTACCGGTGGGGGCGGCGGGGGACAGAACTACTCCACCACCTTCGGCGAACCCGGCGGCTCCGGCACGGGAACCGGTCCTGGCGGCCGCGGTCCCAGCAGCGGCTCCGCGGGTGGACGGCTCCTCGACTCCAGTGGCCGCCCGATCGGTGGCTCCGGCACCGGCAGTGGTGCCGGAAGCGGTGGCACCGGCGGTGGTTCCGGCGCGGCGGGGGAGCGTGGGCTCGGCGGCGGGCGCGGCTCCGGCATGGGCAGTCTCGGCAACGCGGCCGCCGCGGAGGCGGCTGCCGCTCGGGCGGCCGGTGGGCGGTCCGGGCAGATGGGGCCGATGGGTGCCGGCGGGCGGCGTGGCGAGGGTGAGGAAGATGATGAGCACCAGCGGCCGGACTTCCTGATCGAAGCGGACCCGGACGCGATCTTCGGCACCGACCAGCGGACCAGTCCGCCGGTCATCGGCGAGTAG
- a CDS encoding DUF3558 domain-containing protein, which produces MRLSKVAEASVLGVVALCLCGFASACTSTTGGTANPADTSSSPASSGEPSPTADAPKVTTPLDATKYVGNPCGLVPADVLTQLRYTEAGEPRPGDATPEGQSGPSCGWKIRGDGLSVLVVLGTGNRDQGAGGLAGIQAAHDRSGALIKFLEPAPEVDGYPALYFDTRDRRAAGNCTMAVGIADDLAVSVFAEGYEGQQDSCDAAQRVAAGTVKTLKGA; this is translated from the coding sequence GTGAGGCTGTCGAAGGTTGCCGAAGCGAGTGTTCTCGGCGTGGTCGCCCTGTGCTTGTGCGGGTTCGCGTCGGCTTGCACCTCGACGACCGGTGGCACCGCCAACCCCGCGGACACGTCGTCCTCTCCGGCGTCGTCCGGGGAGCCGAGTCCGACCGCGGACGCCCCGAAAGTCACCACTCCGCTGGACGCGACCAAGTACGTGGGCAACCCGTGCGGTCTCGTCCCGGCCGACGTTCTGACCCAGCTGCGGTACACGGAAGCAGGCGAGCCGCGGCCGGGCGATGCCACTCCCGAAGGGCAGTCAGGCCCCAGTTGCGGGTGGAAGATCAGGGGCGACGGACTCAGCGTGCTGGTCGTCCTCGGGACGGGAAACCGCGACCAGGGGGCCGGCGGATTGGCCGGCATCCAGGCTGCCCACGACCGTTCCGGAGCTTTGATCAAATTCCTCGAACCGGCCCCGGAAGTCGACGGTTATCCCGCGCTGTACTTCGACACCCGCGACCGCAGGGCGGCCGGAAACTGCACCATGGCGGTCGGAATAGCCGACGACCTGGCGGTCTCCGTTTTCGCGGAAGGCTACGAGGGACAACAGGATTCTTGCGACGCAGCGCAACGCGTCGCGGCCGGAACGGTCAAAACACTCAAGGGGGCTTGA
- a CDS encoding TetR/AcrR family transcriptional regulator, with product MPRVSQDHLDARRRQILDGSRVCFARYGYEGATVRRLEEATGLSRGAIFHHFRDKESLFLALAEDDAIRMADVVAEQGLVQVMRDLLAGDGEHPADWLGTRLEVSRRLRTDPEFRARWAERSEQLTTATRLRLLRQREAGNLRDDVDVDVLTAFLELVLEGLVSHLAMGLPGAGLGPVLDLVEETVRRHRPGTA from the coding sequence ATGCCCCGCGTAAGCCAGGATCACCTCGACGCACGACGGCGCCAGATCCTCGACGGCTCGCGTGTGTGCTTCGCACGCTATGGCTACGAAGGTGCCACAGTCCGGCGCCTGGAGGAAGCCACCGGCCTGTCCCGCGGCGCCATCTTCCACCACTTCCGCGACAAGGAGTCGCTCTTCCTCGCCCTCGCCGAGGACGACGCCATCCGGATGGCCGACGTCGTCGCCGAACAGGGCCTGGTCCAGGTCATGCGGGACCTGCTGGCCGGCGACGGCGAGCACCCCGCCGACTGGCTCGGCACCCGCCTCGAAGTGTCCCGGCGGCTGCGCACCGACCCCGAGTTCCGCGCCCGCTGGGCCGAGCGCTCCGAACAGCTGACCACCGCCACCCGATTGCGCCTGCTGCGCCAGCGGGAGGCCGGGAACCTGCGTGACGACGTCGACGTCGACGTTCTCACCGCGTTCCTCGAACTCGTCCTCGAAGGACTCGTCTCGCACCTGGCCATGGGCCTGCCCGGCGCCGGCCTCGGGCCGGTGCTCGACCTCGTCGAGGAGACGGTGCGACGGCACCGGCCCGGTACCGCCTGA
- a CDS encoding hemolysin family protein: MTQILFAVLGVFVFVLLTVGTGLAVAAEFSLTALERSTVDANVRQVGDRRSLTVQKAHRTLSFQLSGAQVAITLTTLITGYLAEPLIGELVRPLLTGVGLPTAFAAGASVVLALVIATSLSMILGEMVPKNLAIARPLPTARAVTGYHSRFSLLFRWLITLMNNSANFLVRKFGVEPQEELRSARSPQELGSIVRSSAESGTLDTSTAELLDRSLRFGERTAEELMTPRVQLEALEVGDTIEDLIAISSRTGFSRFPVHADDLDDVRGAVHVKQAFAVPAAERANVPIGSVMRPVPTVPESLPGDDLLNRLRDSRFQLAIVVDEYGGTAGLVTLEDVVEEIIGDVRDEHDDREAPASQQVGTDSWLVSGQLRPDEVTDVTGFRMPDGDYETIAGLILERLGKIPSEGDAAEVDGWRLTVTTMDKRRVAEVEVAPVRDAEPAGKTAESEVAS, translated from the coding sequence ATGACCCAAATCCTCTTCGCCGTCCTCGGCGTCTTCGTCTTCGTGCTGCTGACGGTCGGCACCGGGCTCGCCGTCGCGGCCGAGTTCTCGCTGACCGCGCTGGAGCGCAGCACGGTCGACGCCAACGTCCGCCAGGTCGGCGACCGACGCTCGCTGACCGTGCAGAAGGCCCACCGGACGCTCTCGTTCCAGTTGTCCGGCGCCCAGGTCGCGATCACCCTGACCACGCTCATCACCGGTTACCTGGCCGAGCCGCTGATCGGGGAGCTGGTCCGGCCGCTGCTCACGGGCGTCGGCCTGCCGACGGCGTTCGCGGCCGGCGCGTCGGTCGTGCTCGCCCTGGTCATCGCCACCTCCCTGTCGATGATCCTCGGCGAGATGGTGCCGAAGAACCTGGCGATCGCCCGGCCGCTGCCGACCGCCCGCGCGGTCACCGGCTACCACTCGCGGTTCTCACTGCTGTTCCGCTGGCTCATCACCCTGATGAACAACAGCGCCAACTTCCTGGTGCGGAAGTTCGGCGTCGAGCCGCAGGAAGAGCTGCGGTCCGCGCGGTCGCCGCAGGAGCTGGGCTCGATCGTGCGCTCCAGCGCCGAGAGCGGCACGCTCGACACGTCCACCGCGGAGCTGCTGGACCGCTCGCTGCGGTTCGGCGAGCGCACCGCGGAGGAGCTGATGACCCCACGCGTGCAGCTGGAGGCGCTCGAGGTGGGCGACACCATCGAAGACCTCATCGCCATCTCGAGCCGCACCGGGTTCTCGCGGTTCCCGGTGCACGCCGACGACCTCGACGACGTCCGCGGCGCGGTGCACGTGAAGCAGGCCTTCGCGGTGCCCGCCGCCGAGCGGGCGAACGTGCCGATCGGCTCGGTCATGCGGCCGGTGCCGACCGTGCCCGAGTCCCTGCCGGGTGACGACCTGCTCAACCGCCTGCGCGACTCGCGGTTCCAGCTGGCGATCGTCGTCGACGAGTACGGCGGCACGGCCGGGCTCGTGACGCTGGAGGACGTGGTCGAGGAGATCATCGGCGACGTCCGCGACGAGCACGACGACCGCGAGGCCCCCGCGTCGCAGCAGGTCGGCACCGACAGCTGGCTGGTGTCCGGGCAGCTGCGCCCCGACGAGGTCACCGACGTCACCGGGTTCCGGATGCCGGACGGCGACTACGAGACCATCGCCGGGCTCATCCTCGAGCGGCTGGGCAAGATCCCCTCCGAGGGTGACGCCGCCGAGGTCGACGGCTGGCGGCTCACCGTGACCACGATGGACAAGCGCCGCGTCGCCGAGGTCGAAGTGGCCCCGGTCCGCGACGCCGAGCCGGCCGGAAAGACCGCCGAAAGCGAGGTGGCCTCGTGA
- a CDS encoding hemolysin family protein codes for MSDWLNILLVVLLLLTNAFFVGAEFTLISSRRDRLEALLEQGKTRAKIVINASKHVSLMLAGAQLGITICSLLLGRLGEPAVAHRLSAFFDLLGLPESLLHPISFAIALAFITVLHVLIGEMVPKNLAIAEPEKLALWLVPVHVGWVKIANPFIWLLNFVANSLLRAVKVEPKDELETAYTSDELAELLSESRREGLIDQSEHRRLTQTLSSVQKTVSDVLVPTADLTTLPCAPTLGDVERVVSSTGFSRFPVCTDDGRLTGYIHVKDVLDLAGEDPATMVPASKTRQLTELRADARLDVALSAMRKEGSHLARALDTTGNAVGVVALEDLVEEYVGTVRDGTHVGA; via the coding sequence GTGAGCGACTGGCTGAACATCCTCCTCGTGGTGCTCCTGCTGCTGACCAACGCCTTCTTCGTGGGCGCGGAGTTCACGCTGATCTCGTCACGGCGGGACAGGCTCGAAGCGCTGCTGGAGCAGGGCAAGACGCGCGCGAAGATCGTGATCAACGCGAGCAAGCACGTGTCGCTGATGCTGGCCGGCGCGCAGCTGGGCATCACCATCTGCTCGCTGCTGCTCGGCCGCCTCGGCGAGCCCGCCGTCGCGCACCGGCTCTCGGCGTTCTTCGACCTGCTCGGCCTGCCCGAGAGCCTGCTGCACCCGATCTCGTTCGCGATCGCGCTGGCCTTCATCACCGTGCTGCACGTGCTGATCGGCGAGATGGTGCCGAAGAACCTCGCCATCGCCGAACCCGAGAAGCTCGCGCTCTGGCTGGTGCCGGTGCACGTCGGCTGGGTCAAGATCGCGAACCCGTTCATCTGGCTGCTGAACTTCGTCGCGAACTCGCTGCTGCGCGCGGTGAAGGTCGAGCCGAAGGACGAGCTGGAGACGGCCTACACGTCCGACGAGCTGGCCGAGCTGCTCAGCGAGTCGCGCCGGGAGGGCCTGATCGACCAGTCCGAGCACCGGCGGCTCACGCAGACGCTGTCCTCGGTCCAGAAGACGGTGTCCGACGTGCTGGTGCCGACGGCCGACCTGACGACGCTGCCGTGCGCGCCGACCCTCGGCGACGTCGAGCGGGTCGTCTCCTCGACCGGTTTCTCGCGCTTCCCGGTGTGCACCGACGACGGCCGGCTGACCGGCTACATCCACGTGAAGGACGTCCTCGACCTGGCCGGCGAGGACCCGGCGACGATGGTGCCGGCGTCGAAGACGCGGCAGCTGACCGAGCTGCGGGCCGACGCGCGGCTGGACGTCGCGCTCTCGGCGATGCGCAAGGAGGGCAGCCACCTGGCGCGGGCCCTCGACACCACCGGGAACGCGGTCGGCGTCGTCGCGCTCGAGGACCTCGTCGAGGAGTACGTGGGTACCGTGCGCGACGGCACCCACGTGGGCGCGTGA
- a CDS encoding 3-methyladenine DNA glycosylase — MTAVDVLAEPDWLAREAAHAERVRRWTVPHQERKSRGEKHPVLDFLFTYYSHRPGHLERWQPGPGVALAGPAARRFLDRKGYVETPDGVVLDPAGFTERKARTAEFVLGLLSATASRAPRLSCFGLHEWAMVYREPADSVRHDQVPLRLGSPGTDAVVESLDIRCGHFDAFRFFTPPARPRNELEPTRAAQVTLEQPGCLHANMDLFKWAYKLDPYVPAELVADCFELAAEIRELDMRASPYDLADLGYPPVRIETAAGRAEYARAQAGFARRSAPLRARLIAHCHSLVSPAGRPPRA; from the coding sequence GTGACCGCCGTCGACGTGCTCGCCGAACCGGACTGGCTGGCCCGGGAGGCGGCGCACGCCGAGCGGGTGCGGCGGTGGACGGTCCCGCACCAGGAGCGCAAGTCCCGGGGCGAGAAGCACCCGGTGCTGGACTTCCTGTTCACCTACTACTCGCACCGGCCGGGACACCTCGAACGCTGGCAGCCGGGGCCCGGCGTCGCGCTCGCCGGGCCCGCGGCGCGGCGTTTCCTCGACCGGAAGGGGTACGTCGAAACGCCGGACGGCGTCGTCCTCGACCCGGCCGGGTTCACCGAACGCAAGGCGCGGACGGCCGAGTTCGTGCTCGGCCTGCTCAGCGCGACGGCCTCACGCGCGCCCCGGCTGAGCTGTTTCGGGCTGCACGAGTGGGCGATGGTCTATCGCGAGCCGGCCGATTCCGTGCGCCACGACCAGGTTCCGCTCCGGCTCGGGTCCCCGGGCACCGACGCCGTCGTCGAGTCGCTGGACATCCGCTGCGGGCACTTCGACGCGTTCCGGTTCTTCACCCCGCCGGCGCGGCCCCGCAACGAGCTGGAGCCGACCCGGGCGGCGCAGGTCACCCTGGAGCAGCCGGGATGCCTGCACGCCAACATGGACCTCTTCAAATGGGCGTACAAGCTCGATCCGTACGTCCCCGCGGAGCTCGTCGCCGACTGTTTCGAGCTCGCGGCCGAGATCCGGGAGCTGGACATGCGGGCTAGCCCGTACGACCTCGCGGACCTCGGTTACCCGCCGGTGCGGATCGAGACGGCCGCGGGACGGGCCGAGTACGCTCGCGCGCAGGCCGGGTTCGCCCGCCGATCGGCCCCCTTGCGTGCTCGCCTGATCGCGCACTGCCATAGCCTGGTCAGCCCAGCAGGGCGGCCTCCGCGAGCGTGA